From Fusarium fujikuroi IMI 58289 draft genome, chromosome FFUJ_chr07, a single genomic window includes:
- a CDS encoding probable succinate dehydrogenase (ubiquinone) iron-sulfur protein precursor, translating to MAALRSSSRLVGAFSRTAAFRPGAVFTRSMASVSEPPKDSNANLKSFQIYRWNPDTPSEKPRLQTYTLDLNKTGPMILDALIRIKNELDPTLTFRRSCREGICGSCAMNINGQNTLACLCRIPTEAASDVKIYPLPHTYVVKDLVPDLTHFYKQYKSIKPYLQRDTPAEDGKEYRQTKEDRRKLDGLYECILCACCSTSCPSYWWNSEEYLGPAILLQSYRWLADSRDERTAERKTNLENSMSLYRCHTILNCTRACPKGLNPGKAIAEIKKQMAFGN from the exons ATGGCTGCTCTTCGATCTTCTTCCCGACTCGTCGGAGCCTTCTCAAGGACGGCTGCTTTCCGACCTGGTGCTGTCTTCACTCGCTCTATGGCCTCGGTCAGCGAGCCTCCCAAGGACTCTAATGCCAACCTCAAGTCTTTCCAAATCTACCGATGGAACCCCGATACCCCCAGCGAGAAGCCTCGTCTTCAGACCTACACTCTGGACCTTAACAAGACTGGACCTATGATTCTCGATGCCCTCATCCGAATCAAGAACGAGCTCGACCCTACTCTGACCTTCCGACGAAGTTGCCGTGAGGGTATCTGCGGTAGCTGCGCCATGAATATCAACGGACAGAACactcttgcttgcttgt GCCGAATTCCTACTGAGGCTGCTTCCGACGTCAAGATCTACCCTCTTCCTCACACCTATGTCGTCAAGGACCTTGTCCCTGATTTGACACATTTCTACAAGCAGTACAAGAGCATCAAGCCCTACCTTCAACGCGATACCCCTGCCGAAGAC GGCAAGGAGTACCGACAGACTAAGGAGGACCGCCGTAAGCTCGATGGTCTCTACGAGTGCATTCTCTGCGCCTGCTGCTCTACCTCATGCCCATCTTACTGGTGGAACTCTGAGGAGTACCTTGGCCCCGCTATCCTTCTCCAGTCCTACAGATGGCTCGCCGACTCTCGTGACGAGCGCACCGCCGAGCGAAAGACCAACCTCGAGAACTCGATGAGCTTGTACCGTTGCCACACTATCCTTAACTGCACACGAGCCTGCCCTAAGGGTCTCAACCCTGGCAAGGCCAttgccgagatcaagaagcagaTGGCTTTCGGCAACTAG
- a CDS encoding related to PalC protein: MPFPFILPTTSAFSFSSSFSSESHPSLPLNASTYRGVVRDALKKHKRLPPSSQVSNLNTVISSVNGYIPYLLAVDDGLSNEGLSIVTQKTPPAIEWRPTLSGEVVPGRERARVKISSLEHEIAFVLSTLGFSHVLTARSALQPLYSTSSEFLGAQERTNAITTATKCLLDAASVYDYLAGRMEHATATSPCPDVAPGTARALCSLALAEATLLAVLKDDPYPAIVAQDRNKNDKEWMFKAPEIPKVRAHLYARLCLAASEHAAKASSLCSTAGSGSHKINSALLKYLEDLRRTCRARACRFFGIDAEIGGQVADGIGWVRAGLSELGVEIKDNKKGLSFSRLKKDFTEKREDRRVDKESAWGSDAGKMEEIRVLEMLDAKWNKVNDTMNTQAIPPINTLLSKMPSGREIHTLKPYEVPSLDRDVLEAMRAPPEDDDTYVDDLSSDDDIKGGPSAPVGAFPGTVDDYARSPSTPGNAYY; this comes from the exons ATGCCGTTCcctttcattctcccaaCGACTTCGGctttctcattctcatcaagcttcagCTCCGAGTCTCATCCTTCACTGCCCCTCAACGCCAGCACATATCGTGGAGTAGTTCGAGATGCCCTGAAAAAGCACAAGAGACTTCCTCCAAGCTCTCAGGTCTCAAATCTAAACACAGTCATTTCCAGCGTCAATGGCTACATCCCCTACCTACTAGCAGTGGACGACGGTCTAAGTAACGAGGGTCTGTCTATCGTTACGCAAAAGACGCCCCCGGCTATCGAATGGAGACCAACTTTATCTGGAGAAGTCGTCCCAGGACGTGAGAGGGCCAGGGTCAAGATTTCATCTTTAGAACATGAAATTGCCTTCGTACTCTCAACTCTGGGCTTCTCTCATGTTCTGACAGCTCGATCTGCCCTACAACCACTTTATTCAACCAGTAGCGAGTTTCTCGGGGCCCAGGAGCGAACAAATGCAATCACAACCGCAACGAAATGTCTCCTCGACGCTGCTTCCGTGTATGATTATCTCGCAGGTCGAATGGAGCACGCTACAGCTACCTCTCCATGTCCTGACGTTGCTCCCGGAACAGCTCGAGCCTTGTGTTCTCTAGCGTTGGCTGAAGCTACGCTACTAGCCGTTCTTAAAGACGATCCGTATCCAGCAATAGTCGCTCAGGACCGGAACAAGAACGACAAGGAGTGGATGTTCAAGGCCCCTGAAATTCCAAAAGTTCGCGCTCATCTTTATGCCCGGCTGTGTTTAGCAGCCTCAGAACATGCAGCCAAAGCATCATCTCTATGCAGCACAGCAGGTTCTGGCTCGCATAAGATCAACAGTGCTCTTCTGAAATATCTAGAAGATCTTCGCCGAACATGTCGAGCTCGCGCTTGTCGCTTCTTTGGAATCGATGCCGAGATAGGCGGCCAGGTTGCAGACGGCATTGGATGGGTTCGTGCCGGCTTATCAGAGCTAGGTGTTGagatcaaagacaacaagaagGGACTAAGCTTCAGCCGATTAAAGAAAGATTTCACAGAAAAGCGCGAGGATCGACGTGTAGATAAGGAGTCTGCATGGGGAAGCGATGCTGGtaagatggaggagattcGGGTACTAGAGATGCTTGATGCCAAGTGGAACAAAGTTAATGATACG ATGAATACACAAGCAATACCCCCCATCAACACACTCCTCAGCAAGATGCCGTCTGGGCGAGAGATTCACACACTCAAGCCCTACGAAGTGCCCTCACTGGACAGGGATGTACTCGAAGCCATGCGCGCGCCGCCTGAAGACGATGATACATATGTCGATGATCTAAGTTCGGATGACGATATCAAGGGCGGACCTTCAGCACCTGTTGGCGCGTTCCCAGGAACGGTAGATGATTATGCACGAAGTCCAAGCACACCAGGCAATGCCTACTACTAG
- a CDS encoding related to glucosyltransferase: protein MAGPSPSPHKPRRKANTKKPGNGNGGSEKAPRTEALVRAPAFPLAAFLWPARTSLSQWEVLPVILMVVGLFRWAAGLWGYSGFSKPPMFGDYEAQRHWMEVTTQLPISQWYFHDLQWWGLDYPPLTAYHSWLLGKIGSLIDPSWFALFTSRGNQDPNLKIFMRATVIISEYLIYVPAAIVFVRRYSRLQGVTNWTAWLALVAILMQPATILIDHVHFQYNTVMLGFVMASMSSMLAERYKWAAVFFVGALGFKQMALYYAFSVFSYLLGRCVYPRLNFTRLFGIGLVTAVSFAILILPLVLGTLYDKSQGIDPHGDSKDSPSLPLFPQLVDILDTKAFYWPIVEQLVQMVHRVFPFARGLFEDKVANFWCAANVVIKLRQWPTALLQKAALGATLGSIIPPNIILFLRPRKSTLPLAFAATGWGFFLFSYQVHEKSVLLPLMPMTLLLAGKHGLNKDTRAWVGFANLLGVWTMFPLLKRVDLRVPYAVLTLLWSYLLGLPPTSLSAYFQEGQAAWLQWCTALLHLLFYVAMGAWHVLDTFVTPPADKPDLWVVANVGIGAAGFIICYLWCFFKLIQESDLLPGGSTSKKDKKSKTL from the exons ATGGCTGGTCCTTCTCCGTCACCGCACAAGCCTCGTCGCAAGGCTAACACCAAGAAAcctggcaatggcaatggcgGCAGCGAAAAGGCCCCTCGCACAGAAGCCCTAGTACGGGCGCCCGCGTTCCCTCTTGCGGCGTTTCTGTGGCCTGCGCGGACTTCTTTGTCGCAATGGGAGGTTCTACCCGTAATTCTCATGGTGGTCGGTCTTTTTAGATGGGCTGCTGGTCTGTGGGGATATTCTG GGTTCAGCAAACCGCCCATGTTTGGAGACTACGAAGCGCAGCGGCATTGGATGGAGGTCACGACACAACTTCCCATATCGCAATGGTATTTCCACGATCTCCAATGGTGGGGTCTCGACTATCCTCCCCTGACTGCCTACCACAGCTGGCTCCTCGGCAAGATTGGCTCTCTCATCGATCCCTCGTGGTTCGCGCTCTTCACCTCTCGAGGAAACCAGGAccccaacctcaagatcttcatgaGGGCGACAGTCATCATCTCAGAGTACCTCATCTACGTCCCAGCCGCGATTGTCTTCGTGCGACGATATAGCAGACTTCAGGGGGTCACCAACTGGACAGCATGGCTTGCGCTCGTCGCGATCCTGATGCAGCCTGCCACCATTCTTATTGACCATGTTCACTTCCAGTACAACACCGTTATGCTCGGATTTGTCATGGCGAGCATGTCGAGTATGCTGGCTGAGCGCTACAAGTGGGCAGCTGTCTTCTTCGTTGGCGCGCTGGGATTCAAGCAGATGGCTCTGTATTATGCCTTTAGCGTCTTCTCCTATCTTCTCGGCCGCTGCGTCTACCCCCGACTTAACTTTACTAGGCTCTTTGGAATCGGCCTTGTGACAGCTGTTTCTTTTGCTATCCTAATCCTGCCTCTGGTTCTTGGTACACTCTACGACAAGAGCCAGGGCATCGATCCTCATGGAGACTCCAAGGATTCTCCTTCGCTTCCCCTATTTCCTCAGCTTGTCGATATTCTAGACACCAAAGCCTTTTACTGGCCTATTGTGGAACAGTTGGTTCAGATGGTTCACCGTGTCTTCCCATTTGCGCGTGGTTTGTTTGAGGACAAGGTCGCCAATTTCTGGTGCGCCGCCAATGTTGTTATAAAGCTCCGACAGTGGCCaacagctcttcttcaaaaaGCAGCTCTTGGGGCTACTCTTGGTTCGATCATTCCACCTaacatcatcctcttcctgcGACCACGAAAGTCCACACTTCCTTTGGCTTTCGCTGCCACAGGTTGGggtttcttcttgttcagctACCAAGTGCACGAGAAGAGTGTCTTGCTTCCATTGATGCCCATGACCTTACTTCTGGCTGGAAAGCACGGGTTGAACAAGGACACACGAGCTTGGGTGGGCTTCGCCAACCTCTTGGGAGTCTGGACTATGTTCCCTTTGCTCAAACGGGTCGACTTGAGAGTTCCATATGCGGTTCTGACCCTCCTCTGGTCCTACTTGCTAGGTCTCCCACCGACCTCTTTGAGCGCCTACTTCCAGGAAGGTCAAGCTGCCTGGTTGCAATGGTGCACAGCATTACTGCATCTGCTGTTCTATGTCGCCATGGGCGCGTGGCATGTTCTTGACACATTTGTAACACCTCCTGCTGATAAGCCCGACCTCTGGGTCGTGGCAAATGTTGGAATTGGTGCTGCAGGTTTCATTATCTGCTATCTTTGGTGCTTCTTCAAGCTTATCCAAGAGAGCGACCTACTGCCCGGAGGCTCAACAAGTAAGAAGGATAAAAAGAGCAAGACCTTGTAG